From a region of the Triticum aestivum cultivar Chinese Spring chromosome 7D, IWGSC CS RefSeq v2.1, whole genome shotgun sequence genome:
- the LOC123164205 gene encoding 3-ketoacyl-CoA synthase 5, whose amino-acid sequence MSSESPLRRLTLLYNCTANTLILRTVTKKIAPWLAAGPEIVPQPTAICPIHLLLVIVLLIITSTLYLALRSRTVYLVDYACFRPNSDLRITKATFLEHARLSSLLDDSIVNFIATILERSGMSDETCVPPVHHYIEPCCGLDEARSEAELVVFSVIDDLLAKTCIKRDAIGGLITNCSAFCPVPSIADMIVNKYKLRGDIRVMNLSGMACSASMIALGLASNMLQVMPRGSHVLVVSTETIGPSYYSGNKRSMVLSNILLRVGGVAKLLSTSRSKARFRLVHFTRTITAANNSAYRCVYQEEDEKGNVGITLSKDLTVIAGDALKANIMATGPYVLPTSELLKFSLFHMARKMPHWRKIRPYIPNFCVTFEHFCIHAGGPAVISSVQHGLKLSDQHVEPSWMTLHRFGNQLSTSVWYELAYIDAKGQMKKNDRVWMIGFGAGYECNTASWDEVMGDSISGWIKTSEINDDVGLL is encoded by the exons ATGAGTTCAGAGTCTCCTCTCAGGCGCCTCACATTGCTATACAATTGCACTGCCAACACCCTCATCCTGCGAACTGTCACCAAGAAAATTGCACCATGGCTTGCTGCCGGACCCGAGATTGTGCCCCAACCCACTGCTATCTGTCCCATCCACTTACTTCTTGTCATAGTGTTACTGATCATCACATCTACTTTGTACCTTGCACTCCGTTCTAGAACTGTATACCTTGTTGACTACGCTTGCTTCCGGCCAAACTCCGACTTAAGAATCACAAAGGCAACCTTCCTCGAGCATGCACGtctctcttctttgcttgatgatTCTATTGTCAATTTTATAGCTACTATTCTTGAGCGCTCAGGCATGAGCGATGAGACATGTGTCCCGCCTGTACATCACTATATAGAGCCATGTTGTGGGCTTGATGAAGCACGCAGTGAAGCAGAGTTGGTCGTCTTCTCGGTAATCGATGACCTTTTGGCCAAGACTTGCATCAAACGTGATGCAATTGGTGGTCTTATCACCAACTGCAGCGCGTTCTGCCCGGTACCATCCATCGCCGACATGATTGTGAACAAATACAAGTTACGAGGTGATATTCGTGTCATGAACCTCTCTGGGATGGCATGCTCAGCTTCAATGATCGCACTGGGGCTCGCGAGCAACATGCTACAGGTCATGCCTCGGGGGTCGCATGTGTTGGTGGTGTCGACAGAGACAATTGGGCCATCCTACTATTCGGGGAATAAGCGTTCCATGGTGTTGTCTAACATCTTGTTACGCGTAGGAGGAGTGGCAAAGTTGTTGTCGACTTCTAGGTCAAAGGCTCGGTTTAGGCTTGTGCATTTCACGCGGACGATCACCGCGGCCAACAACTCTGCCTACCGATGTGTGTATCAAGAGGAAGACGAGAAGGGCAACGTTGGCATCACTCTCTCTAAAGATCTTACTGTTATTGCTGGAGACGCACTGAAGGCCAATATCATGGCAACCGGGCCTTACGTGCTACCAACATCAGAGCTTCTTAAGTTTTCGCTCTTCCACATGGCAAGAAAGATGCCCCATTGGAGGAAGATCAGACCATACATTCCTAACTTTTGTGTTACATTTGAGCATTTCTGCATCCACGCAGGTGGTCCGGCAGTTATCAGCTCGGTACAACATGGCCTCAAACTATCTGACCAGCATGTCGAGCCATCGTGGATGACACTACATCGGTTTGGAAACCAGTTGAGCACATCGGTGTGGTATGAGTTGGCATACATCGATGCTAAAGGACAGATGAAGAAAAATGATCGGGTGTGGATGATTGGATTTGGTGCAGGATACGAGTGCAACACAGCTAGTTGG GATGAAGTGATGGGGGATTCCATTAGCGGGTGGATAAAAACTAGTGAAATCAATGACGATGTGGGGCTTTTATAA